A stretch of the Streptococcus oralis genome encodes the following:
- a CDS encoding GntR family transcriptional regulator: MAIPKYQYIKDELKNKIISGQFASGDKFYTEAELIAMYDVSSITVVRALNDLAKDGYIVRQQGKGTFVSRARKHKLVEFSDVEIFETKDDKVTVLSIERGNKLEYLDKLGLRGDQFYYKIERIRQTNDVTYIYHTSYIPEQYINANYPNLDYYSSIYTRFKLDYRIHMSDEHFEEINEIAFPTPEHAASVLGIDTQFPTVFQTKTTKLEATGQVLAYSETYKRADYYKIKFISCNRGH; encoded by the coding sequence ATGGCTATTCCTAAATACCAATATATTAAAGATGAATTAAAAAACAAAATCATCTCTGGTCAATTTGCAAGCGGAGATAAATTTTATACAGAAGCCGAATTGATCGCGATGTACGATGTGAGTTCAATCACAGTTGTTCGTGCCCTAAATGACCTTGCTAAAGACGGCTATATTGTCCGTCAACAAGGTAAAGGAACTTTCGTTTCACGTGCCCGTAAGCACAAACTCGTTGAGTTTTCAGATGTCGAAATCTTTGAAACAAAAGACGATAAAGTTACTGTCCTTTCTATCGAGCGCGGAAACAAACTTGAATATTTAGATAAACTTGGACTACGTGGAGATCAATTCTACTATAAGATTGAACGTATTCGTCAGACAAACGACGTAACATACATCTACCACACATCTTATATTCCTGAGCAATACATCAATGCCAATTATCCAAATCTTGATTATTATAGCTCTATCTATACACGTTTCAAATTGGATTACCGCATTCACATGAGTGATGAACACTTTGAGGAAATCAACGAAATCGCATTCCCAACACCAGAGCATGCTGCTTCTGTACTCGGAATCGATACACAATTCCCAACTGTCTTCCAAACGAAGACTACAAAACTTGAGGCCACTGGCCAAGTCCTTGCCTATAGTGAAACTTATAAGCGAGCAGACTACTACAAAATCAAATTCATCTCATGTAACCGAGGTCATTAA
- a CDS encoding glycoside hydrolase family 35 protein, with translation MTRFKIEDDFYLDGKPFKILSGAIHYFRIPAEDWYHSLYNLKALGFNTVETYVAWNLHEPVEGEFDFEGARNLERFLQIAQDLGLYAIVRPSPFICAEWEFGGLPAWLLTKDMRIRSSDPAYIEAVARYYDQLLPRLVPRLLDNGGNILMMQVENEYGSYGEDKSYLRAIRKLMEDRGIDCPLFTSDGPWRATLKAGTLIEDDLFVTGNFGSKAPYNFSQMQEFFDEHGKKWPLMCMEFWDGWFNRWKEPIITRDPKELAEAVREVLEQGSINLYMFHGGTNFGFMNGCSARGTLDLPQVTSYDYDALLDEEGNPTAKYLAVKKMMATHFPEYPQLEPLYKESMEIGSIPLVEKVSLFETLDNLSSPTESLYPKAMEELGQSYGYLLYRTEASWDAEEERLRIIDGRDRAQLFVDGQWIATQYQTEIGEDIYCQGNREGFSEIDILIENMGRVNYGHKFLADTQRKGIRTGVCKDLHFLLNWKQYPLPLDNPEKIDFSKGWTEGQPAFYAFDFTVEEPKDTYLDLSEFGKGVAFVNGRHLGRFWNVGPTLSLYIPHSYLKEGANRIIIFETEGEYKEEIHLTHKPTLKHIKGENL, from the coding sequence ATGACCAGATTTAAAATTGAGGACGATTTCTATTTAGACGGAAAACCGTTCAAGATTTTGTCCGGCGCCATTCATTATTTTAGGATTCCAGCAGAGGATTGGTATCATTCTCTCTATAACTTAAAGGCGCTTGGCTTTAATACAGTCGAGACCTATGTGGCTTGGAATTTACACGAACCTGTTGAAGGGGAGTTTGATTTTGAAGGTGCCAGAAATTTGGAGAGATTTCTTCAAATTGCACAAGATCTGGGTCTCTATGCCATTGTACGCCCGTCTCCATTTATCTGTGCGGAATGGGAATTTGGTGGCTTGCCGGCTTGGCTCTTGACCAAGGACATGCGAATTCGCTCGTCCGACCCGGCCTACATCGAGGCTGTTGCTCGCTATTATGACCAATTATTGCCAAGGCTTGTACCTCGCTTGTTGGATAATGGTGGAAACATTCTCATGATGCAAGTCGAAAATGAATATGGCTCTTATGGAGAAGATAAGTCTTATCTACGAGCAATTCGAAAATTGATGGAAGACCGAGGGATTGATTGCCCACTCTTTACTTCAGATGGCCCATGGAGGGCTACTCTGAAAGCCGGAACCTTGATCGAAGACGACCTCTTTGTGACAGGAAACTTCGGTTCTAAAGCTCCGTACAACTTTTCACAGATGCAGGAATTCTTTGATGAGCATGGCAAGAAATGGCCCCTCATGTGTATGGAATTCTGGGATGGTTGGTTCAACCGTTGGAAAGAACCCATCATCACACGGGATCCTAAAGAATTGGCAGAAGCTGTTCGAGAGGTATTGGAGCAAGGCTCTATCAACCTCTACATGTTCCATGGAGGGACAAACTTTGGTTTCATGAATGGTTGCTCAGCTCGAGGGACTCTGGATTTGCCACAAGTCACATCTTACGACTATGATGCCCTTCTCGATGAAGAAGGAAATCCAACTGCTAAATACTTAGCAGTCAAGAAGATGATGGCAACCCACTTCCCAGAGTATCCACAGTTGGAACCACTCTATAAGGAAAGCATGGAGATAGGGTCCATTCCATTGGTCGAAAAAGTTTCCTTGTTTGAAACCCTGGATAATCTCTCTAGTCCTACTGAAAGCCTCTATCCAAAAGCGATGGAAGAACTTGGTCAAAGTTATGGCTACCTTCTCTACCGCACTGAGGCAAGTTGGGATGCAGAAGAGGAACGTCTCCGTATCATCGATGGACGTGACCGAGCTCAACTCTTTGTAGATGGTCAATGGATTGCTACTCAATACCAGACAGAGATTGGTGAAGATATCTACTGTCAGGGCAATCGAGAAGGCTTTTCAGAGATTGACATCTTGATTGAAAATATGGGGCGTGTCAACTACGGTCATAAGTTCTTGGCAGATACGCAACGTAAAGGAATTCGTACAGGTGTCTGCAAAGATCTACATTTCTTACTGAATTGGAAACAATATCCACTGCCACTGGATAATCCTGAGAAGATTGATTTTTCAAAAGGATGGACAGAAGGACAGCCAGCCTTTTACGCTTTCGACTTTACTGTTGAAGAGCCGAAGGATACCTACTTAGACTTGTCTGAGTTTGGTAAGGGAGTTGCCTTTGTCAACGGGCGTCACTTAGGACGTTTCTGGAACGTCGGCCCGACCCTCTCACTTTATATCCCTCATAGCTATCTCAAGGAAGGTGCTAACCGCATCATCATCTTTGAAACTGAGGGCGAATATAAAGAAGAGATTCATTTAACTCATAAACCTACACTAAAACACATAAAGGGGGAAAACTTATGA
- a CDS encoding PTS sugar transporter subunit IIB — translation MTIVGCRIDGRLIHGQVANLWAGKLNVSRIMVVDDEVVNNDIEKSGLKLATPPGVKLSILPVEKAAANILAGKYDSQRLFIVARKPDRFLGLVEAGVPLETLNVGNMSQTPETRSITRSINVVDKDVEDFHKLAEKGVKLTAQMVPNDPVSDFLSLLK, via the coding sequence ATGACAATTGTAGGATGCCGTATCGATGGACGTTTGATCCACGGTCAAGTAGCCAATCTTTGGGCTGGAAAACTAAATGTTTCACGCATTATGGTTGTAGACGACGAAGTTGTTAACAACGATATTGAAAAGAGTGGTTTGAAACTTGCGACACCACCAGGTGTGAAACTCAGTATCTTGCCAGTTGAGAAAGCAGCAGCAAATATCCTTGCTGGTAAATACGATAGCCAACGTCTCTTTATCGTTGCACGTAAACCAGACCGTTTCCTTGGTTTGGTTGAAGCAGGTGTTCCGCTTGAAACACTCAACGTCGGCAATATGTCTCAAACACCAGAAACTCGCTCTATCACACGTTCTATCAACGTGGTAGACAAGGATGTGGAAGATTTCCACAAACTAGCAGAAAAAGGTGTGAAACTCACTGCTCAAATGGTTCCAAATGATCCAGTTTCAGACTTTTTGAGCTTATTAAAATAG
- a CDS encoding PTS mannose/fructose/sorbose/N-acetylgalactosamine transporter subunit IIC, which translates to MIQWWQILLLTLYSAYQICDELTIVSSAGSPVFAGFITGLIMGDVTTGLFIGGSLQLFVLGVGTFGGASRIDATSGAVLATAFSISQGIDTDLAITTIAVPVAALLTYFDVLGRMTTTFFAHRIDAAIERFDYKGIERNYLLGALPWALSRALPVFFALAFGGEFVQGVVNLVKEYQWVADGLTLAGRMLPGLGFAILLRYLPVKRNLHYLAMGFGLTAMLTVLYSYVTGLGGAVAGILGTLPADVAEKIGFANNFKGLSMIGISIVGIFLAVVHFKNSQKVAVAAPSTPSESGEIEDDEF; encoded by the coding sequence ATGATACAATGGTGGCAAATTTTACTTCTCACTTTGTACTCAGCTTATCAAATCTGTGATGAGTTGACAATCGTTTCATCTGCAGGTTCCCCTGTATTCGCTGGTTTCATTACTGGTTTGATCATGGGAGATGTGACAACTGGTTTGTTTATCGGTGGTAGCTTGCAGTTGTTCGTTCTCGGGGTTGGTACCTTCGGTGGTGCTTCTCGTATTGACGCAACTTCTGGTGCGGTTCTTGCAACAGCATTCTCTATCTCTCAAGGTATTGATACAGACCTTGCGATTACAACAATCGCTGTACCAGTAGCAGCACTTTTGACATACTTCGACGTTCTTGGACGTATGACAACTACTTTCTTTGCACACCGTATTGATGCTGCGATCGAACGCTTTGACTACAAAGGTATCGAACGCAACTACCTACTTGGCGCGCTTCCATGGGCTCTTTCTCGTGCCCTTCCAGTGTTCTTCGCTCTTGCTTTTGGTGGAGAATTCGTACAAGGTGTTGTAAACCTTGTTAAAGAATACCAATGGGTTGCAGACGGTTTGACACTTGCAGGTCGTATGCTTCCAGGTCTTGGATTTGCAATCTTGCTTCGTTACCTTCCAGTTAAACGTAACCTTCACTACCTTGCAATGGGATTCGGTTTGACAGCTATGTTGACTGTTCTTTACTCATATGTAACAGGTCTTGGTGGAGCTGTTGCGGGTATTCTTGGTACTCTTCCTGCTGATGTTGCTGAAAAGATTGGCTTTGCTAACAACTTCAAAGGTTTGTCTATGATCGGTATCTCTATCGTAGGTATCTTCCTTGCAGTTGTTCACTTTAAGAACAGCCAAAAAGTAGCTGTAGCAGCACCTTCTACACCATCAGAAAGTGGGGAAATTGAAGATGACGAATTCTAA
- a CDS encoding PTS system mannose/fructose/sorbose family transporter subunit IID — MTNSNYKLTKEDFNQINKRSLFTFQLGWNYERMQASGYLYMILPQLRKMYGDGTPELKEMMKVHTQFFNTSPFFHTIIAGFDLAMEEKDGVGSKDAVNGIKTGLMGPFAPLGDTIFGSLVPAIMGSIAATMAIAGQPWGIFLWIAVAVAYDIFRWKQLEFAYKEGVNLINNMQSTLTALIDAASVLGVFMMGALVATMINFDISYKLPIGEKMIDFQDILNSIFPRLLPAIFTAFIFWLLGKKGMNSTKAIGIIIVLAVGLSFIGKFLLGMGA; from the coding sequence ATGACGAATTCTAATTACAAATTAACAAAAGAAGATTTTAATCAAATCAACAAACGTAGCTTGTTTACTTTCCAATTAGGTTGGAACTACGAACGTATGCAAGCTTCTGGTTACCTTTACATGATCTTGCCTCAATTGCGTAAAATGTATGGGGATGGAACTCCTGAATTGAAAGAAATGATGAAAGTTCATACTCAATTCTTCAACACTTCACCATTCTTCCACACAATTATCGCTGGTTTTGACCTTGCCATGGAAGAAAAAGATGGTGTGGGTTCAAAAGATGCCGTTAACGGTATCAAGACAGGTTTGATGGGACCATTTGCTCCTCTTGGAGATACTATCTTTGGTTCACTTGTACCTGCTATCATGGGATCTATCGCAGCAACTATGGCTATCGCTGGCCAACCATGGGGTATCTTCCTTTGGATCGCAGTTGCAGTTGCATATGACATCTTCCGTTGGAAACAATTGGAATTTGCCTACAAAGAAGGGGTTAACCTTATCAACAACATGCAAAGTACTTTGACAGCTTTGATTGATGCTGCATCTGTACTTGGTGTCTTCATGATGGGTGCTCTTGTAGCAACAATGATCAACTTTGACATTTCTTACAAATTGCCAATCGGTGAAAAGATGATTGACTTCCAAGACATCTTGAACTCAATCTTCCCACGCTTGCTTCCAGCAATCTTTACTGCCTTTATCTTCTGGTTGCTTGGTAAGAAAGGTATGAACTCTACTAAAGCGATCGGTATCATTATCGTTCTTGCAGTAGGTCTTTCATTCATCGGTAAATTCTTGCTTGGAATGGGCGCATAA
- a CDS encoding PTS sugar transporter subunit IIA, giving the protein MSKSLILVSHGRFCEELKGSTEMIMGPQDNIHAVALLPEDGPEEFTAKFEAAIEGLDDFLVFADLLGGTPCNVVSRLIMEGRDIELYAGMNLPMVIEFINASLTGADADYKSRAAESIVKVNDLLAGFDDDEDE; this is encoded by the coding sequence ATGAGTAAATCATTAATTTTGGTGAGTCATGGTCGTTTCTGTGAAGAACTTAAAGGTAGCACAGAAATGATCATGGGTCCACAGGACAACATTCATGCAGTGGCTCTTCTTCCAGAAGATGGCCCAGAAGAATTTACTGCAAAATTTGAAGCTGCTATCGAAGGATTGGATGATTTCCTAGTCTTTGCGGACCTTCTCGGTGGTACACCATGTAACGTGGTAAGCCGTTTGATCATGGAAGGTCGCGACATTGAACTCTACGCAGGGATGAATCTTCCAATGGTGATTGAATTTATCAATGCGAGCCTTACGGGTGCAGATGCGGACTACAAGAGCCGTGCTGCAGAAAGCATTGTGAAAGTCAATGATCTGTTAGCGGGCTTCGATGATGACGAAGATGAATAA
- a CDS encoding SIS domain-containing protein, with translation MLNYTKEELLELGAEITTREIYQQPDVWKEAFEAYQAKREEIAAFLQGIADKHDYIKVILTGAGTSAYVGDTLVPYFKEVYDERKWNFNAIATTDIVANPETYLKKDVATVLVSFARSGNSPESVATVDLAKALVDDLYQVTITCAADGKLALQAHGDERNLLLLQPAASNDAGFAMTSSFTSMMLTALLVFDPTEFAVKAQRFEVVTSLARKILDNAEDVKELVDLDFNRVIYLGAGPFFGLAHEAQLKILELTAGQVATMYESPVGFRHGPKSLINEDTVVLIFGTTTDYTRKYDLDLVREVAGDHIARRVVLLSDQAFGLENVKEVSLSCGGVLNDIYRVFPYIVYAQLFALLTSLKVENKPDTPSPTGTVNRVVQGVIIHEYQK, from the coding sequence ATGCTAAATTACACAAAAGAAGAATTACTTGAACTGGGTGCAGAAATCACGACTCGTGAAATCTACCAACAGCCTGATGTATGGAAAGAAGCTTTTGAAGCCTATCAAGCGAAACGTGAAGAAATTGCAGCCTTTCTGCAAGGTATCGCTGATAAACATGACTATATCAAGGTTATCTTGACGGGTGCTGGTACTTCTGCTTATGTGGGAGATACCTTGGTGCCATACTTTAAGGAAGTCTATGACGAGCGCAAATGGAATTTCAATGCTATTGCGACAACAGATATTGTTGCCAATCCAGAAACTTATTTGAAAAAAGATGTGGCGACTGTTCTTGTTTCCTTTGCTCGTAGTGGGAACTCACCTGAAAGTGTGGCGACGGTTGATTTGGCCAAAGCCTTGGTTGATGACCTCTATCAAGTGACCATTACATGTGCTGCAGATGGTAAATTGGCTCTTCAAGCTCATGGCGATGAGCGCAATCTTTTGCTCTTGCAACCAGCTGCTTCCAATGACGCTGGATTTGCCATGACTTCTAGCTTTACGTCCATGATGCTAACAGCTCTCTTGGTCTTTGATCCTACAGAATTTGCTGTGAAAGCTCAACGTTTTGAAGTTGTGACGAGCCTTGCGCGTAAGATTCTAGACAATGCAGAAGATGTTAAAGAGCTGGTTGACCTCGACTTTAACCGCGTCATCTATCTTGGTGCTGGTCCTTTCTTTGGACTTGCTCATGAAGCTCAGCTCAAGATTTTGGAATTAACAGCTGGTCAAGTGGCGACCATGTATGAAAGCCCAGTTGGCTTCCGTCACGGTCCAAAATCTCTTATCAACGAAGATACAGTTGTTTTGATCTTTGGCACAACGACAGACTACACTCGCAAGTACGACTTGGACTTGGTTCGTGAAGTGGCTGGTGATCACATCGCCCGTCGTGTCGTGCTCTTGAGTGATCAAGCCTTTGGTCTTGAAAATGTCAAGGAAGTGTCCCTTAGTTGTGGCGGTGTCTTGAATGATATTTACCGTGTCTTCCCTTACATCGTTTATGCCCAACTCTTTGCCCTATTGACTTCACTCAAGGTAGAAAATAAACCAGATACACCATCTCCTACTGGCACTGTAAACCGTGTGGTACAAGGTGTGATCATTCATGAATATCAAAAATAA
- the lacD gene encoding tagatose-bisphosphate aldolase produces MSKLQLSPNKVACLQKLSDENGIISALAFDQRGALKRLMAQYQTEEPTVAQMEELKVLVADELTKYASSMLLDPEYGLPATKALAPNAGLLLAYEKTGYDTTSTKRLPDCLDVWSAKRIKEQGADAVKFLLYYDVDSSDELNQQKQAYIERIGSECVAEDIPFFLEILAYDEKIADAGSAEYAKVKPHKVIGAMKVFSDPRFNIDVLKVEVPVNVKYVEGFGDGEIVHTREEAAAFFKAQDEATNLPYIYLSAGVSAKLFQETLVFAHESGANFNGVLCGRATWAGSVEAYIKDGETAAREWLRTTGFENIDELNKVLQTTATSWTERVEA; encoded by the coding sequence ATGAGTAAATTACAATTAAGTCCTAATAAAGTAGCTTGCTTGCAAAAACTCTCTGACGAGAACGGCATCATCTCAGCTCTTGCCTTTGACCAACGTGGCGCTTTGAAACGTCTCATGGCTCAATATCAAACAGAAGAGCCAACAGTTGCTCAAATGGAAGAACTTAAAGTATTGGTTGCAGATGAATTGACAAAATACGCATCCTCTATGCTTCTTGACCCTGAGTATGGTCTTCCAGCTACAAAAGCTCTTGCACCAAATGCTGGTCTTCTCCTTGCTTATGAGAAAACTGGCTACGACACAACAAGCACCAAACGCTTGCCTGACTGCTTGGATGTTTGGTCTGCCAAACGCATCAAGGAACAAGGTGCAGATGCTGTTAAGTTCTTGCTTTACTACGATGTAGATAGCTCTGACGAACTCAACCAGCAAAAACAAGCCTACATCGAACGCATTGGTTCAGAGTGTGTGGCGGAAGACATTCCATTCTTCCTTGAAATCTTGGCTTACGATGAAAAAATCGCTGACGCAGGTTCTGCAGAATACGCAAAAGTAAAACCACACAAGGTTATCGGTGCCATGAAGGTCTTCTCAGACCCACGCTTCAACATCGATGTCTTGAAAGTGGAAGTTCCAGTCAACGTCAAATACGTTGAAGGCTTTGGTGATGGTGAAATCGTTCATACACGTGAAGAAGCAGCAGCCTTCTTCAAAGCACAAGACGAAGCAACAAATCTTCCATACATCTACTTGAGTGCAGGTGTGTCAGCTAAACTCTTCCAAGAAACACTTGTCTTTGCCCACGAATCAGGCGCAAACTTCAACGGAGTTCTTTGTGGCCGTGCTACATGGGCTGGATCAGTTGAAGCCTACATCAAAGACGGTGAAACAGCAGCTCGTGAGTGGTTGCGTACAACTGGATTTGAGAACATTGACGAACTCAACAAGGTTCTTCAAACAACAGCGACGTCATGGACTGAACGAGTGGAAGCATAA
- a CDS encoding aldose epimerase family protein — MKAYTERVFGNHEGKDVLAYRFETDSGYQLEIMTYGATILRYVTPDKAGNFANLILGFDDFDSYVGNSPKHGASVGPVAGRIAGATFELNGKTYDLEVNNASNCNHSGSTGWDASLFELTEVSDHGLTLYTERTDGTGGFPGNLKIWISYHLEESGAYEVSYKVTTDQDTLVNPTNHSYFNLSGDFTQTVDRHVFQLNTEGIYPIAPDGVPAKTPDATRDVVKHIYNGALLKDIFAEEDEQIQLVSGLDHPFALPAGHDNAGFLYDQNSGRFLLFKTEAPCFVVYTANFVDESVLIAGQPMLQHNGIALEAQALPDAIHSDLKDQVILKAGQTFTSKTRYELVVK; from the coding sequence ATGAAAGCATACACAGAACGTGTATTTGGAAATCATGAGGGTAAGGATGTCTTGGCCTATCGCTTTGAGACTGACAGTGGCTACCAACTAGAAATTATGACCTATGGTGCGACCATCTTGCGCTATGTCACGCCTGACAAGGCTGGGAATTTTGCCAATCTGATTTTGGGCTTTGATGATTTTGATAGCTATGTAGGCAATAGTCCCAAGCATGGAGCAAGTGTAGGTCCTGTAGCGGGCCGTATTGCAGGTGCGACATTTGAGCTTAATGGCAAGACCTATGATCTTGAAGTCAATAATGCTAGCAACTGTAACCACAGTGGTTCAACAGGTTGGGATGCGAGCTTATTTGAATTGACTGAGGTGAGCGACCATGGTTTGACCCTCTACACAGAGCGTACAGACGGGACAGGAGGATTTCCTGGCAATCTCAAGATATGGATCAGCTATCATTTGGAAGAAAGTGGTGCCTACGAAGTCAGCTATAAGGTGACGACAGATCAGGATACGCTTGTCAATCCAACTAATCACAGCTACTTCAACTTGTCTGGTGATTTCACGCAGACAGTTGACCGCCATGTCTTTCAGTTAAATACGGAGGGCATTTATCCAATCGCTCCGGACGGTGTTCCGGCTAAGACTCCAGATGCTACTCGTGATGTGGTTAAACATATCTACAATGGAGCTTTGCTGAAGGACATCTTTGCAGAGGAAGATGAGCAAATCCAGCTGGTATCTGGTTTGGATCACCCATTTGCCCTTCCTGCCGGTCATGACAATGCTGGTTTCCTTTATGACCAAAACTCAGGTCGCTTCCTGCTTTTCAAGACAGAGGCCCCTTGCTTTGTGGTCTACACAGCAAACTTTGTGGATGAGAGCGTGCTCATAGCTGGTCAGCCAATGCTGCAACACAATGGGATTGCCCTGGAAGCGCAAGCTTTACCAGATGCCATTCACAGTGACCTCAAAGACCAAGTCATTCTCAAAGCAGGTCAAACCTTCACCAGCAAAACTCGCTATGAGCTTGTTGTAAAATAA
- a CDS encoding VOC family protein codes for MTYAYQSHIYLAEAVLNVKDLTSQTAFYHQIIGLEILSQTETEAILGLGRKALVHLIQAEKSGEVREHYGLYHLAILLPTRKALADVLKHLSDLRIPLVGGADHGYSEAIYLEDLEGNGIELYRDKPVSSWDIREDDRIIGVTEALAAQDIYELGEKVDPFILAEGTRMGHIHLSVKDSHAASQFYQKVLGLEDKFSIPSASWIAAGQYHHHLAVNEWAGKGLAPREQGLPGLAYYVLEVESKEELLDIVQQAQELESPIKWLNSSELDLVDPDGIVTRIRLER; via the coding sequence ATGACTTATGCATACCAAAGCCACATTTATCTAGCAGAGGCGGTTTTAAATGTCAAGGATTTGACGAGTCAAACGGCTTTTTATCACCAGATTATTGGCTTGGAGATTTTATCCCAAACAGAGACAGAAGCGATTTTGGGACTTGGTCGAAAAGCCTTGGTTCACTTGATTCAGGCAGAAAAGTCTGGCGAAGTAAGGGAGCATTATGGGCTCTACCATCTGGCGATTTTGTTGCCGACACGAAAAGCCTTGGCAGATGTCTTGAAACACCTAAGTGATTTGCGGATTCCTCTGGTTGGGGGTGCAGATCATGGATACAGTGAGGCTATTTATCTAGAGGATTTGGAAGGAAATGGCATTGAACTCTACCGTGATAAGCCAGTGTCTTCATGGGATATTCGAGAAGACGATCGCATTATCGGTGTGACCGAAGCCCTTGCGGCACAGGACATCTATGAGTTAGGGGAAAAGGTGGATCCCTTTATCCTAGCTGAAGGGACGAGAATGGGGCATATCCATCTATCGGTGAAGGATAGCCATGCGGCGAGCCAGTTTTATCAAAAGGTGTTAGGACTAGAAGATAAATTTAGCATTCCTAGTGCTAGTTGGATAGCGGCTGGTCAGTACCATCACCACCTGGCTGTCAACGAATGGGCTGGAAAAGGGCTGGCTCCGCGTGAGCAAGGCTTGCCAGGCTTGGCCTACTATGTCCTTGAGGTCGAAAGCAAGGAAGAACTCTTGGACATCGTTCAGCAAGCACAAGAGCTAGAATCTCCGATTAAGTGGCTAAATTCGAGTGAGTTGGATCTTGTAGACCCAGATGGGATTGTGACTCGCATTCGCTTGGAACGATGA
- a CDS encoding DUF3592 domain-containing protein: MNKEVIGLIVGTIVIFLSFVFVCGTFLYLYLRDQKLVRFAQSSVQGTVIGYSRFREGYPPIVEYTVDGITYKKTLQYFMFKTVTIPWGTTKFLKDYTREDMLASSITRYSNSFVSFKRLMQTHFPLHSELTVWYDPDKPTRAYVERYSGMNKFYKWFGIGFGLALVIVYGIVILAFLSNLSKIYA; this comes from the coding sequence ATGAATAAAGAAGTGATTGGTTTGATAGTTGGGACAATCGTCATCTTCCTATCTTTTGTGTTTGTATGTGGGACCTTTCTCTACCTCTATCTTCGAGATCAGAAGTTGGTCCGCTTTGCCCAGTCATCCGTACAGGGAACAGTTATCGGCTATAGCCGTTTTCGTGAGGGGTATCCACCTATCGTCGAATACACGGTGGATGGGATTACTTATAAGAAAACCTTGCAGTATTTTATGTTCAAAACGGTCACAATTCCGTGGGGAACTACTAAATTTTTAAAGGACTATACAAGAGAGGACATGCTGGCCTCTTCGATCACTCGCTACAGCAACTCCTTTGTTTCCTTCAAACGCTTGATGCAGACCCATTTCCCCCTTCATTCGGAGCTGACGGTCTGGTATGATCCAGACAAGCCGACCAGGGCCTATGTCGAACGTTACAGCGGAATGAACAAGTTTTACAAGTGGTTTGGTATCGGATTTGGGCTGGCTCTAGTTATAGTCTATGGGATAGTGATCCTAGCCTTTTTGTCCAATTTGTCCAAGATATACGCATAA
- a CDS encoding metal-sensitive transcriptional regulator, translated as MTNSKYITRLKRSEGQLRGIQKMIEEDRDCADIVTQLTAVKSSVERVIEMIIAENLTDCINQPLDDPEAQKERLEKAIRYLIKRK; from the coding sequence ATGACAAACTCAAAGTATATAACACGTCTGAAACGTTCAGAGGGCCAGTTGCGTGGAATTCAAAAGATGATTGAAGAAGATCGTGACTGCGCAGATATTGTTACGCAGTTGACAGCAGTGAAATCTAGCGTTGAGCGCGTGATTGAGATGATCATTGCTGAAAATCTCACTGACTGTATCAACCAACCATTAGATGACCCCGAGGCTCAAAAGGAACGCCTAGAAAAGGCCATCCGATACCTGATTAAACGGAAATAA
- a CDS encoding rhodanese-like domain-containing protein, whose protein sequence is METSISMADFYEKYLNENLNLIDVREVHEFQAGHAPGAKNLPLSTLEQGYKELKPDQEYHVICQGGVRSASACEFLSAQGLTVIDVEGGMNACPVK, encoded by the coding sequence ATGGAAACGAGTATCAGCATGGCTGACTTTTATGAAAAATACCTAAATGAAAATCTAAATCTTATCGATGTACGTGAAGTGCATGAATTCCAAGCAGGACATGCACCAGGTGCCAAAAATCTTCCGTTAAGTACCTTGGAGCAAGGTTACAAAGAACTCAAACCTGACCAGGAATACCATGTCATCTGTCAAGGTGGAGTACGCTCCGCATCTGCTTGTGAATTTCTAAGCGCCCAAGGCCTCACCGTTATCGATGTAGAAGGTGGTATGAATGCTTGCCCGGTCAAGTAG